In one window of Deltaproteobacteria bacterium DNA:
- a CDS encoding mannose-1-phosphate guanylyltransferase/mannose-6-phosphate isomerase has product MHEKKDHIFPVLLAGGSGTRLWPVSRELYPKQLVNFIDEDSLVQGTIRRLAPVLDRENVRIVCGQEHFSETGKQLSELGMRPEDKIIPEPCGRNTAPAILLALLNILREDADATLFVFPADHVIRDVDRFHDHLNRAASLADQGFIVTFGIKPTYPETGYGYIEGRDAVDRRALSIERFVEKPDRDTAAAYIRAGNFFWNSGMFAFKGRVMADEYRRLAPDMLQTMKALLDKGRPIKEAEYQRLPNISFDCAIMENTSQGVVLPSDFGWSDIGSWKSLYDFLPKDADNNVIGGDVVVQHATNCFILGHDRLIAANHIDGVVIVETSDSVFVSDLEHSRDVKEIVGTLKHQRRREYQKHNAENHPWGRSTLLEDKDDLKIVKRYITPGSTYRESFRGDLLWHVLVVEGRGVFMLNGRRVSVERGYSESVVNPVRMSLENTSQAPLLILETRVLTATQEGEKIRR; this is encoded by the coding sequence GTGCATGAAAAAAAAGACCATATTTTCCCGGTACTGCTTGCCGGCGGTTCGGGAACGCGCCTGTGGCCGGTATCCAGGGAACTGTACCCGAAACAGCTGGTCAACTTCATCGATGAGGACTCACTGGTCCAGGGGACCATCCGGCGCCTTGCCCCGGTGCTGGACCGGGAAAACGTGCGCATTGTCTGCGGGCAGGAGCACTTCAGCGAAACGGGGAAACAGCTGTCCGAACTGGGCATGAGACCGGAAGACAAAATCATACCGGAACCATGCGGACGCAACACGGCGCCCGCCATTTTGCTGGCACTGCTGAACATACTGCGGGAAGATGCGGACGCAACCCTGTTCGTTTTTCCCGCCGACCATGTCATTCGCGATGTCGACCGGTTTCACGACCACTTAAACAGGGCGGCATCGCTGGCCGACCAGGGGTTTATCGTTACCTTTGGCATCAAACCGACCTATCCCGAAACCGGCTACGGATACATCGAAGGCAGGGACGCTGTTGACCGGCGTGCGTTATCCATCGAACGCTTCGTCGAAAAACCGGACCGCGACACTGCCGCGGCCTATATCCGGGCGGGCAATTTTTTCTGGAACAGCGGCATGTTTGCTTTCAAGGGTAGGGTGATGGCCGATGAGTACAGACGCCTGGCGCCGGACATGCTGCAGACAATGAAGGCGCTTCTCGACAAAGGCCGGCCGATAAAAGAGGCCGAATACCAAAGACTGCCGAATATTTCCTTCGATTGCGCCATCATGGAGAATACGTCGCAAGGGGTGGTGCTGCCTTCCGATTTCGGGTGGAGTGACATCGGGTCCTGGAAATCGCTCTACGATTTTTTACCCAAGGATGCAGACAACAACGTGATCGGCGGTGATGTGGTGGTGCAGCATGCGACCAACTGCTTCATCCTGGGGCATGACCGATTGATAGCCGCCAACCACATCGATGGGGTAGTCATCGTGGAAACATCGGATTCCGTTTTTGTCTCAGACCTTGAACACAGCCGCGACGTCAAGGAGATTGTCGGCACTCTCAAACATCAGCGGCGCCGGGAGTACCAGAAGCACAACGCCGAAAACCACCCCTGGGGGCGCAGCACGCTGCTTGAAGACAAGGACGATCTGAAAATCGTCAAAAGGTATATCACGCCGGGATCGACCTATCGCGAGTCGTTCCGAGGAGACCTGCTGTGGCATGTCCTGGTGGTCGAGGGCCGGGGCGTGTTCATGCTGAACGGCAGGCGTGTTTCCGTGGAACGGGGATATTCCGAATCGGTGGTGAACCCGGTGCGCATGTCTTTGGAAAACACCTCCCAGGCTCCCCTTTTGATTCTAGAGACCAGGGTTTTAACTGCAACTCAGGAAGGTGAGAAGATCAGACGGTGA